A single region of the Ascaphus truei isolate aAscTru1 chromosome 6, aAscTru1.hap1, whole genome shotgun sequence genome encodes:
- the RCN3 gene encoding reticulocalbin-3 isoform X1 → MGWCCDVWIPLYLEHAQIGKMRSVPVLFLVAICASWVMCKPTQEKKDRVHHSKDLSDHQHDDDKDFQYDHEAFLGKEEAKTFDQLTPEESKERLGRIVGKIDKDKDGFITQVELRDWIKHAQNRYIYENVNKHWADYDANQDNNIAWAEYRNTTYGYYEGEEFNDVPDKDTYRKMMKRDERRFKHADKDGDMIATREEFTAFLHPEEFDYMKDVVVTETLEDIDKNGDGAVDVHEYIGDMYNAENDEPEPDWVQSERKQFLEFRDLNKDGKMDRTEISHWILPHDYDNADIESKHLVYESDKDKDDKLTKNEILDNWNMFVGSQATNYGEDLTRRHDEF, encoded by the exons ATGGGCTGGTGCTGTGATGTGTGGATCCCTTTGTATTTGGAGCATGCAC AGATCGGGAAGATGAGGTCTGTGCCTGTACTTTTCCTTGTGGCCATCTGTGCCTCCTGGGTTATGTGCAAACCCACCCAGGAGAAGAAAGACCGTGTCCATCACAGCAAGGACCTGAGTGATCACCAGCATGATGATGACAAGGACTTCCAGTATGACCATGAGGCTTTCCTGGGCAAGGAAGAAGCCAAGACGTTTGATCAGCTGACTCCAGAAGAAAGCAAAGAGAGGCTGGG GAGAATAGTTGGTAAAATAGACAAGGACAAGGATGGTTTCATTACCCAAGTGGAGCTGAGAGACTGGATTAAACATGCACAGAATCGTTACATCTACGAGAATGTTAACAAGCATTGGGCAGATTATGACGCAAACCAGGACAATAACATTGCCTGGGCAGAATACAGGAATACTACATATGGTTATTACGAAG GGGAGGAATTCAATGATGTGCCAGACAAGGATACCTACAGGAAGATGATGAAGCGCGACGAGCGCCGATTCAAGCACGCGGACAAAGATGGTGACATGATCGCCACTCGCGAGGAGTTCACTGCGTTCCTGCACCCGGAGGAGTTTGACTACATGAAAGACGTTGTGGTTACG GAAACCTTGGAGGACATTGATAAGAACGGAGATGGGGCAGTGGATGTGCACGAGTACATAG GGGACATGTACAATGCTGAGAATGATGAACCAGAGCCTGATTGGGTTCAATCAGAACGCAAGCAGTTTCTGGAATTCCGTGACTTGAATAAGGATGGGAAGATGGACCGGACAGAGATCAGCCACTGGATCCTCCCCCATGACTATGACAACGCTGACATAGAGTCCAAGCACCTTGTCTATGAGTCTGACAAAGACAAG GATGACAAACTGACCAAAAACGAGATCTTGGATAACTGGAACATGTTTGTCGGGAGCCAAGCAACCAACTACGGGGAAGACCTGACGAGGCGGCACGAtgaattctga
- the RCN3 gene encoding reticulocalbin-3 isoform X4 — MRSVPVLFLVAICASWVMCKPTQEKKDRVHHSKDLSDHQHDDDKDFQYDHEAFLGKEEAKTFDQLTPEESKERLGRIVGKIDKDKDGFITQVELRDWIKHAQNRYIYENVNKHWADYDANQDNNIAWAEYRNTTYGYYEGEEFNDVPDKDTYRKMMKRDERRFKHADKDGDMIATREEFTAFLHPEEFDYMKDVVVTETLEDIDKNGDGAVDVHEYIGDMYNAENDEPEPDWVQSERKQFLEFRDLNKDGKMDRTEISHWILPHDYDNADIESKHLVYESDKDKDDKLTKNEILDNWNMFVGSQATNYGEDLTRRHDEF, encoded by the exons ATGAGGTCTGTGCCTGTACTTTTCCTTGTGGCCATCTGTGCCTCCTGGGTTATGTGCAAACCCACCCAGGAGAAGAAAGACCGTGTCCATCACAGCAAGGACCTGAGTGATCACCAGCATGATGATGACAAGGACTTCCAGTATGACCATGAGGCTTTCCTGGGCAAGGAAGAAGCCAAGACGTTTGATCAGCTGACTCCAGAAGAAAGCAAAGAGAGGCTGGG GAGAATAGTTGGTAAAATAGACAAGGACAAGGATGGTTTCATTACCCAAGTGGAGCTGAGAGACTGGATTAAACATGCACAGAATCGTTACATCTACGAGAATGTTAACAAGCATTGGGCAGATTATGACGCAAACCAGGACAATAACATTGCCTGGGCAGAATACAGGAATACTACATATGGTTATTACGAAG GGGAGGAATTCAATGATGTGCCAGACAAGGATACCTACAGGAAGATGATGAAGCGCGACGAGCGCCGATTCAAGCACGCGGACAAAGATGGTGACATGATCGCCACTCGCGAGGAGTTCACTGCGTTCCTGCACCCGGAGGAGTTTGACTACATGAAAGACGTTGTGGTTACG GAAACCTTGGAGGACATTGATAAGAACGGAGATGGGGCAGTGGATGTGCACGAGTACATAG GGGACATGTACAATGCTGAGAATGATGAACCAGAGCCTGATTGGGTTCAATCAGAACGCAAGCAGTTTCTGGAATTCCGTGACTTGAATAAGGATGGGAAGATGGACCGGACAGAGATCAGCCACTGGATCCTCCCCCATGACTATGACAACGCTGACATAGAGTCCAAGCACCTTGTCTATGAGTCTGACAAAGACAAG GATGACAAACTGACCAAAAACGAGATCTTGGATAACTGGAACATGTTTGTCGGGAGCCAAGCAACCAACTACGGGGAAGACCTGACGAGGCGGCACGAtgaattctga
- the RCN3 gene encoding reticulocalbin-3 isoform X2 — protein sequence MGWCCDVWIPLYLEHAQIGKMRSVPVLFLVAICASWVMCKPTQEKKDRVHHSKDLSDHQHDDDKDFQYDHEAFLGKEEAKTFDQLTPEESKERLGMIVDKIDSDNDTFVTTPELLAWMKRVHGRWVSEDVNKQVLLFDKNHDGSVAWDEYSNQMYGHLIGEEFNDVPDKDTYRKMMKRDERRFKHADKDGDMIATREEFTAFLHPEEFDYMKDVVVTETLEDIDKNGDGAVDVHEYIGDMYNAENDEPEPDWVQSERKQFLEFRDLNKDGKMDRTEISHWILPHDYDNADIESKHLVYESDKDKDDKLTKNEILDNWNMFVGSQATNYGEDLTRRHDEF from the exons ATGGGCTGGTGCTGTGATGTGTGGATCCCTTTGTATTTGGAGCATGCAC AGATCGGGAAGATGAGGTCTGTGCCTGTACTTTTCCTTGTGGCCATCTGTGCCTCCTGGGTTATGTGCAAACCCACCCAGGAGAAGAAAGACCGTGTCCATCACAGCAAGGACCTGAGTGATCACCAGCATGATGATGACAAGGACTTCCAGTATGACCATGAGGCTTTCCTGGGCAAGGAAGAAGCCAAGACGTTTGATCAGCTGACTCCAGAAGAAAGCAAAGAGAGGCTGGG AATGATAGTTGATAAAATCGACAGTGACAATGACACGTTTGTCACGACTCCTGAGCTCCTGGCATGGATGAAGCGTGTCCATGGACGCTGGGTTTCAGAGGATGTGAATAAACAGGTGCTTCTTTTCGATAAGAACCATGACGGATCAGTGGCCTGGGACGAGTACTCCAATCAGATGTATGGCCATCTCATAG GGGAGGAATTCAATGATGTGCCAGACAAGGATACCTACAGGAAGATGATGAAGCGCGACGAGCGCCGATTCAAGCACGCGGACAAAGATGGTGACATGATCGCCACTCGCGAGGAGTTCACTGCGTTCCTGCACCCGGAGGAGTTTGACTACATGAAAGACGTTGTGGTTACG GAAACCTTGGAGGACATTGATAAGAACGGAGATGGGGCAGTGGATGTGCACGAGTACATAG GGGACATGTACAATGCTGAGAATGATGAACCAGAGCCTGATTGGGTTCAATCAGAACGCAAGCAGTTTCTGGAATTCCGTGACTTGAATAAGGATGGGAAGATGGACCGGACAGAGATCAGCCACTGGATCCTCCCCCATGACTATGACAACGCTGACATAGAGTCCAAGCACCTTGTCTATGAGTCTGACAAAGACAAG GATGACAAACTGACCAAAAACGAGATCTTGGATAACTGGAACATGTTTGTCGGGAGCCAAGCAACCAACTACGGGGAAGACCTGACGAGGCGGCACGAtgaattctga
- the RCN3 gene encoding reticulocalbin-3 isoform X3, with the protein MHRTSDPFRRLLRTRASECSEEIGKMRSVPVLFLVAICASWVMCKPTQEKKDRVHHSKDLSDHQHDDDKDFQYDHEAFLGKEEAKTFDQLTPEESKERLGRIVGKIDKDKDGFITQVELRDWIKHAQNRYIYENVNKHWADYDANQDNNIAWAEYRNTTYGYYEGEEFNDVPDKDTYRKMMKRDERRFKHADKDGDMIATREEFTAFLHPEEFDYMKDVVVTETLEDIDKNGDGAVDVHEYIGDMYNAENDEPEPDWVQSERKQFLEFRDLNKDGKMDRTEISHWILPHDYDNADIESKHLVYESDKDKDDKLTKNEILDNWNMFVGSQATNYGEDLTRRHDEF; encoded by the exons atgcatcgcacgtctgacccttttagaagattgttgcggacccgagcatcggagtgctcggaag AGATCGGGAAGATGAGGTCTGTGCCTGTACTTTTCCTTGTGGCCATCTGTGCCTCCTGGGTTATGTGCAAACCCACCCAGGAGAAGAAAGACCGTGTCCATCACAGCAAGGACCTGAGTGATCACCAGCATGATGATGACAAGGACTTCCAGTATGACCATGAGGCTTTCCTGGGCAAGGAAGAAGCCAAGACGTTTGATCAGCTGACTCCAGAAGAAAGCAAAGAGAGGCTGGG GAGAATAGTTGGTAAAATAGACAAGGACAAGGATGGTTTCATTACCCAAGTGGAGCTGAGAGACTGGATTAAACATGCACAGAATCGTTACATCTACGAGAATGTTAACAAGCATTGGGCAGATTATGACGCAAACCAGGACAATAACATTGCCTGGGCAGAATACAGGAATACTACATATGGTTATTACGAAG GGGAGGAATTCAATGATGTGCCAGACAAGGATACCTACAGGAAGATGATGAAGCGCGACGAGCGCCGATTCAAGCACGCGGACAAAGATGGTGACATGATCGCCACTCGCGAGGAGTTCACTGCGTTCCTGCACCCGGAGGAGTTTGACTACATGAAAGACGTTGTGGTTACG GAAACCTTGGAGGACATTGATAAGAACGGAGATGGGGCAGTGGATGTGCACGAGTACATAG GGGACATGTACAATGCTGAGAATGATGAACCAGAGCCTGATTGGGTTCAATCAGAACGCAAGCAGTTTCTGGAATTCCGTGACTTGAATAAGGATGGGAAGATGGACCGGACAGAGATCAGCCACTGGATCCTCCCCCATGACTATGACAACGCTGACATAGAGTCCAAGCACCTTGTCTATGAGTCTGACAAAGACAAG GATGACAAACTGACCAAAAACGAGATCTTGGATAACTGGAACATGTTTGTCGGGAGCCAAGCAACCAACTACGGGGAAGACCTGACGAGGCGGCACGAtgaattctga